A genomic window from Candidatus Obscuribacter sp. includes:
- a CDS encoding methionine--tRNA ligase, whose translation MSSTFEKSWRNLNLSFDYFIRTTESRHAKVVQHLFAKLKEQGDIYKSTYNGLYCEGCEDFVRERDLDEQGNCPTHKKAPKVLAEDNYFFKLTKYKPQIKEWLEKNPEVVRPDGRRKEVLNQLNDPELGDFSVSRSRKSLSWGIAIPGDDDQVIYVWMDALTNYITGVGYLTDDEQFKTYWPADLHLIGKDITKFHSIYWIAFLMAAGIPLPKQIFAHGFITVEGQKLSKSLGNVIDPNKLVEHYGADAVRYYLLCANSFDQDGDFSLADFVPRVNADLANNIGNLLNRTLTLIERNCDGLIPKASPEHDLREKANSLHAVYDSCMAKLEFAKAIETFMAIADQTNKYVNDEAPWKQFKEGKVKEGSEVLYTSVEMLRRIAFMIYPFAPKFASDIWWQLGHDDALEVIGDNERPDGFFDLIPSGQKVRNTGPIFKKLEEPALVDVPMDGKKKPENI comes from the coding sequence ATCAGCTCCACCTTCGAAAAATCGTGGCGCAATCTCAATTTGTCATTTGACTACTTTATTCGCACCACCGAGAGTCGTCACGCCAAAGTAGTACAGCATCTATTTGCCAAGCTCAAAGAACAGGGCGATATCTACAAGTCTACTTACAACGGTCTTTATTGCGAAGGTTGTGAAGACTTTGTCAGAGAGCGCGATCTAGACGAGCAAGGTAATTGCCCCACTCACAAAAAAGCACCTAAAGTACTGGCCGAAGACAACTACTTTTTTAAGCTGACCAAGTACAAACCACAAATAAAAGAGTGGCTCGAAAAAAATCCGGAAGTGGTCAGACCAGATGGTCGTCGCAAAGAAGTATTGAACCAGCTAAACGATCCCGAACTCGGTGACTTTAGCGTATCGCGCTCACGCAAGAGTCTCTCCTGGGGTATTGCTATCCCTGGCGATGATGATCAAGTCATCTATGTTTGGATGGATGCCCTCACCAATTACATCACTGGAGTTGGCTATCTTACTGACGATGAGCAGTTTAAGACATACTGGCCAGCCGACTTGCATCTTATCGGCAAAGATATCACCAAGTTTCATAGTATTTACTGGATCGCCTTTTTGATGGCTGCTGGTATCCCATTGCCCAAGCAGATTTTTGCCCATGGCTTTATCACAGTAGAGGGTCAAAAATTATCAAAATCACTGGGTAATGTTATCGATCCAAACAAACTGGTAGAGCACTACGGTGCTGACGCTGTGCGCTATTACCTGCTTTGTGCCAACTCATTTGATCAAGACGGTGACTTTAGTCTCGCTGACTTTGTACCGAGAGTAAATGCCGACCTCGCTAACAATATCGGCAATTTGCTTAACCGCACTCTCACTCTGATTGAGCGCAACTGTGACGGTCTCATACCTAAGGCCAGTCCCGAGCATGACCTGAGAGAAAAAGCCAACAGTCTGCATGCAGTTTATGACAGCTGCATGGCCAAACTGGAATTTGCCAAAGCAATCGAAACCTTTATGGCCATTGCCGATCAAACCAACAAGTATGTCAATGACGAAGCCCCATGGAAGCAGTTTAAAGAAGGCAAAGTCAAAGAAGGCAGTGAAGTGCTCTATACATCAGTAGAGATGCTGCGCCGCATCGCCTTTATGATTTATCCCTTTGCTCCCAAATTTGCTTCTGATATCTGGTGGCAACTAGGTCATGATGATGCACTGGAAGTAATTGGCGATAACGAGAGACCAGATGGATTTTTTGATCTTATCCCCAGTGGTCAAAAGGTGCGCAATACTGGACCAATATTTAAAAAATTGGAAGAACCAGCGCTGGTAGACGTGCCTATGGATGGCAAGAAAAAACCAGAAAATATCTAA
- a CDS encoding class I tRNA ligase family protein, with translation MKKFYVTTAIDYVNAAPHIGHAYEKIAADVVARYHRLNGANVFFLTGVDEHGSKVEKSAEAAGMTPIAFAIKSAPPSKNRGAISICHLTTLFAPPRVVTPK, from the coding sequence ATGAAAAAGTTCTATGTCACAACAGCCATCGACTACGTTAATGCCGCTCCGCACATTGGTCATGCCTACGAAAAGATAGCAGCCGATGTGGTGGCTCGTTATCACAGACTGAACGGGGCCAACGTTTTCTTCCTTACCGGTGTCGACGAGCACGGCTCAAAAGTCGAAAAATCGGCTGAAGCAGCCGGTATGACACCGATTGCCTTTGCGATCAAATCAGCTCCACCTTCGAAAAATCGTGGCGCAATCTCAATTTGTCATTTGACTACTTTATTCGCACCACCGAGAGTCGTCACGCCAAAGTAG
- the coaBC gene encoding bifunctional phosphopantothenoylcysteine decarboxylase/phosphopantothenate--cysteine ligase CoaBC, translating to MKKGSKKRESNFESFNPLENKKVLLGVSGGIAAYKACDIASMLRRAGADVHAVLTPNAKEFITPLSLTTITRNQTHCEQYGPSADWRPEHIDLAKKCDLILIAPATADLIAKLATGICDDLLTTMVLASQAKVMIAPAMNPVMLQHPATQYNLSVLENRYRYDIIPPEYGEVACGDVGVGKMASVETIIAAVASRLLVHRTLATKRLIVTAGGTREPIDPVRFIGNRSSGKMGIAMADAAHSRGAEVTLVSTVNIERAYPVVVVETAQEMQEAVEAEFDSCDALVMTAAVADFRPLAVSSHKIKKTDSEDIVLELTKNPDIIDLLGRVKRKDQVIVGFAAESEALLSNAASKLKRKNLDMIVGNDISVPDIGFGSDDNAVVIMSADGTRENLPRMPKRAIAEHICDLLSERFQVLESEPVV from the coding sequence ATGAAAAAGGGTTCCAAAAAGCGGGAAAGCAACTTCGAATCTTTCAATCCACTTGAGAACAAAAAGGTTTTACTCGGTGTAAGTGGCGGTATTGCTGCTTACAAAGCTTGCGATATCGCCTCCATGTTGCGCCGGGCTGGTGCTGACGTGCACGCTGTGCTCACTCCCAACGCCAAAGAGTTTATTACTCCTTTGTCTTTGACCACCATAACCCGCAATCAGACTCATTGTGAGCAATATGGGCCGAGTGCTGATTGGCGTCCTGAGCATATCGATCTGGCTAAAAAGTGCGATTTGATTTTGATTGCTCCAGCTACCGCTGACTTAATTGCCAAGCTTGCCACTGGTATCTGTGATGACCTTTTGACAACAATGGTCTTGGCCAGTCAGGCAAAAGTAATGATTGCCCCAGCCATGAATCCTGTGATGTTGCAACATCCAGCCACTCAATACAATCTCTCAGTCCTCGAAAACCGCTACCGTTACGACATCATCCCGCCAGAATACGGCGAAGTCGCTTGTGGTGATGTCGGCGTCGGCAAAATGGCCAGTGTCGAAACCATCATCGCTGCTGTGGCCAGCCGCTTGCTTGTACACCGTACACTGGCTACTAAACGTCTAATAGTGACTGCTGGTGGCACCAGAGAGCCTATCGATCCGGTCCGCTTTATTGGTAACCGCTCATCTGGCAAGATGGGCATAGCCATGGCAGATGCCGCTCACAGCCGTGGTGCTGAAGTCACCCTGGTATCTACTGTCAACATCGAAAGAGCCTATCCAGTAGTGGTAGTTGAGACTGCTCAAGAGATGCAAGAAGCTGTAGAAGCCGAGTTTGATAGTTGTGACGCGCTGGTTATGACCGCTGCTGTAGCTGACTTTAGACCACTGGCAGTAAGCAGCCACAAAATCAAAAAGACCGATAGCGAGGACATCGTCCTGGAGCTAACTAAAAACCCTGACATCATCGACTTGCTTGGTCGTGTCAAGCGCAAAGATCAGGTCATTGTTGGCTTTGCTGCTGAGTCTGAGGCCCTTTTGTCCAATGCTGCCAGTAAGCTCAAGCGCAAAAACCTCGATATGATTGTTGGCAACGATATTTCGGTGCCTGACATTGGGTTTGGCTCAGATGACAATGCCGTTGTAATCATGTCCGCCGACGGCACCCGCGAAAACCTGCCGCGCATGCCCAAGCGGGCCATTGCCGAGCATATTTGCGATTTACTTTCGGAGCGCTTCCAAGTGCTCGAATCAGAACCTGTCGTCTAA
- a CDS encoding YtxH domain-containing protein translates to MGRADNREIQIVAKEDSQWGYWLTGLVVGAVGGATLAFLTAPKSGTELRGSLQRSAKNVPERMSEVVDDSLDLYASFLNYCQLTLEEQTLRFKRAVAAGKLAAAKKREEIEFGGSSQLPFQHR, encoded by the coding sequence ATGGGCAGAGCCGATAATCGCGAAATTCAAATCGTAGCTAAAGAAGATAGTCAGTGGGGCTACTGGCTCACAGGGCTGGTTGTCGGGGCTGTTGGTGGGGCTACACTGGCCTTCCTTACTGCACCAAAGTCTGGCACCGAGTTGCGCGGCAGTTTGCAGCGCTCCGCCAAAAATGTGCCTGAGCGCATGAGCGAAGTGGTTGATGATTCTCTCGACCTTTACGCTTCATTCCTCAATTACTGCCAGTTGACTCTAGAAGAGCAAACTTTGCGTTTTAAAAGAGCAGTTGCCGCAGGCAAACTGGCCGCTGCCAAAAAACGTGAAGAAATCGAATTTGGTGGCAGCTCACAATTGCCTTTTCAGCACAGATAA
- a CDS encoding YtxH domain-containing protein codes for MSRFFEGLVVGGVLGYIVGILSAPKSGADLRRQIADNSEDLYKQASDSLTDIKEKTGTTISDLQTKSNDVIKKASDSVAGTKDQIAHKLQELAGQGKQVMVDDVENAASGG; via the coding sequence ATGAGTAGATTTTTTGAAGGTTTAGTAGTGGGCGGAGTGCTCGGATATATTGTCGGCATCCTTTCAGCTCCTAAGTCTGGTGCAGATCTTCGTCGGCAGATTGCAGACAATTCCGAAGATCTCTACAAACAAGCATCCGATTCGCTTACTGACATAAAAGAAAAGACCGGCACCACCATTAGCGATTTGCAAACAAAGAGCAATGATGTCATCAAAAAAGCTAGCGACAGCGTTGCTGGCACCAAAGACCAGATTGCACACAAGCTCCAGGAGCTGGCTGGTCAGGGCAAGCAAGTAATGGTTGATGACGTCGAAAACGCTGCTAGCGGCGGCTAA
- a CDS encoding rRNA pseudouridine synthase gives MERQLYRLNRAIAMCGLASRRKADELIASGLVRVNGKKVVDFNTMVDLEQDKLVVDGYKAEPLVLDYIVMNKPKGVVTTCFDDQGRKIVLDLLPPELRHLKPVGRLDTDSEGLLLLTNDGNLAKALTHPSHDVPKLYEVTVKGKVLAEHIETLSSGVRLSEGVTRAARVSKISANSFESTLRIEIFEGRNRQIRRMCAKVGLPVTRLVRVAIGGLQLKHLEPGYWRHLSDNELSSLYRQSSKQQTKK, from the coding sequence TTGGAGAGGCAACTGTATCGTCTCAACCGGGCCATCGCTATGTGCGGACTGGCCAGCAGGCGCAAAGCGGATGAGCTTATCGCCAGTGGTCTTGTGCGCGTAAACGGCAAAAAAGTTGTCGACTTTAATACGATGGTGGATTTGGAGCAAGATAAGCTCGTGGTGGATGGCTACAAAGCCGAGCCACTGGTGCTCGACTACATCGTCATGAATAAGCCCAAAGGTGTGGTCACCACATGCTTTGACGATCAAGGTCGCAAGATAGTGCTGGACCTTTTGCCTCCCGAATTAAGACACCTCAAGCCCGTCGGTCGTCTAGATACAGACTCCGAGGGGCTTTTGCTCCTTACCAATGACGGCAATCTGGCTAAAGCCTTGACCCATCCCAGTCACGATGTGCCCAAGCTCTACGAAGTTACTGTCAAAGGCAAAGTCCTTGCTGAACACATTGAAACACTCTCATCTGGCGTGCGGTTGTCAGAAGGTGTTACGCGCGCGGCAAGAGTAAGCAAAATTTCTGCAAATTCATTTGAATCAACACTCAGAATCGAGATATTTGAAGGGCGAAACCGGCAAATCAGGCGCATGTGCGCTAAGGTGGGATTACCGGTAACGAGGTTGGTCAGGGTTGCCATTGGTGGGTTACAATTGAAGCACCTGGAGCCAGGTTACTGGCGTCATTTATCGGATAACGAGTTGTCTTCACTGTACAGGCAGTCCAGCAAACAACAAACCAAAAAATAA
- a CDS encoding helix-turn-helix domain-containing protein, protein MSTATMSLEQIGQKLKSAREMQGLSLGQVYDRTKIPMSSLEAIETGRGDDLPEPVYVAGFIKRYGDMLGLSGQALADEYKKAGQSMDNARSGLFGMGKGGGREVPPAPMTYVTKSRVESEAPSFTRTFFYPSLLLVAVLASVCGLIAWNQSQLNSQDPGVLALRDSATRYNAAGNQVPVQPNQLPAANVATTQAAPVEAKVALSATQHVWVEVKAVSSGASLFTGYLESGDKKEYTDPQGVTVRAGNGGSLTVENQGKSEVFGAPGKVREFTYMAPVPQVTQVATDTTGQTGTTPVKPVTNVKRPVVRRTTGETGSSPVRRPRRVDDGGTRDIPGATGGRSIDVPYRYNDGRLDND, encoded by the coding sequence GTGAGCACTGCCACGATGTCTCTAGAGCAGATAGGTCAAAAACTCAAATCCGCGCGTGAAATGCAAGGTCTAAGTCTTGGTCAGGTCTACGACCGCACCAAAATCCCCATGAGTTCACTGGAAGCAATTGAGACAGGTCGCGGCGATGACTTGCCAGAGCCAGTGTATGTTGCTGGTTTTATCAAACGCTATGGCGACATGCTGGGTCTATCCGGTCAGGCACTGGCAGATGAATACAAAAAAGCCGGTCAGTCCATGGACAATGCACGCTCCGGACTGTTTGGTATGGGCAAAGGCGGTGGTCGCGAAGTGCCACCCGCACCAATGACCTATGTCACCAAAAGCCGCGTCGAATCAGAAGCACCGAGTTTTACCCGCACATTCTTTTATCCTAGTTTATTGCTAGTGGCAGTACTGGCCTCTGTCTGTGGACTGATTGCCTGGAATCAAAGCCAGCTCAATAGCCAGGACCCTGGTGTACTGGCGCTGCGCGACTCAGCTACACGCTACAACGCTGCTGGCAATCAAGTACCAGTCCAGCCCAATCAATTGCCTGCTGCCAATGTGGCTACTACTCAAGCTGCTCCAGTCGAAGCAAAAGTGGCATTGTCAGCCACTCAGCACGTATGGGTCGAAGTTAAGGCTGTCTCATCCGGTGCATCGCTCTTTACTGGTTATCTAGAGAGCGGTGACAAAAAAGAATACACTGATCCTCAGGGAGTGACAGTCAGAGCCGGTAACGGCGGATCACTCACCGTAGAAAATCAAGGCAAATCGGAAGTATTTGGCGCTCCTGGTAAAGTCAGAGAATTTACCTATATGGCTCCTGTACCGCAGGTAACACAAGTTGCCACTGACACTACTGGTCAAACAGGCACAACGCCTGTAAAGCCTGTTACAAATGTAAAGAGGCCCGTTGTCCGCCGCACTACTGGCGAAACCGGCTCCAGTCCTGTCAGACGCCCCCGTCGTGTGGATGATGGCGGCACCAGAGACATACCTGGCGCAACTGGTGGCCGATCTATAGATGTACCTTACAGATACAATGATGGTCGTCTTGATAACGACTAA